One part of the Treponema peruense genome encodes these proteins:
- a CDS encoding citrate/2-methylcitrate synthase — MFDESDESGGFVKNLSKLAENNDPIETSLYEKYDVKRGLRYSDGRGVLVGLTRIGDVVGYEIDSTGKKVAVPGRLIYRGYSVEDIVRDTERRHQFGYEQCVYLLLFGELPTQRQLDEFTSFLGTLRTLPPNFTEDMIMKAPSSDIMNKIARGVLASYSYDPDPENRDIANILRQCVELISRFSTLAAYGYQAKRRYYDGKSMYIHNPVPTLSTAENFLRLIRSDKSYTRLEAEVLDLALILHAEHGGGNNSSLTIHVVSSADTDTYSAVAAAVGSLKGRRHGGANIRVIEMMDDIKAHVNDWSDENEIAEYLRKIARKEAFDHTGLIYGQGHAVYTISDPRAILLRDKAAELAKEKGCEEEFNLYRIIERLAPQILYEFHGDKKRICTNVDFYSGFVYTMLNIPRELFTPLFAISRIAGWSAHRIEEIVAGGRIYRPAYKNVSEERAYVPIEDRVEHEPICPVKKDDSGVVTGGPSD, encoded by the coding sequence ATGTTTGATGAATCTGATGAATCCGGCGGCTTTGTAAAAAATCTTTCCAAACTTGCCGAAAATAACGATCCTATCGAAACATCTCTTTATGAAAAATATGATGTTAAGCGCGGACTCCGATATTCCGACGGAAGAGGCGTTCTTGTCGGGCTTACAAGAATCGGTGACGTTGTAGGCTATGAAATTGATTCTACCGGAAAAAAAGTTGCTGTTCCGGGCCGTCTTATTTACCGCGGTTACAGTGTCGAAGATATTGTCCGTGATACAGAACGGCGCCACCAGTTCGGGTACGAGCAGTGCGTTTATCTGCTTTTGTTTGGTGAACTTCCTACACAGCGCCAGCTTGACGAATTTACATCTTTTTTGGGAACGCTTAGAACTCTTCCGCCCAATTTTACAGAAGATATGATTATGAAGGCGCCTTCCAGCGATATTATGAACAAGATTGCACGCGGTGTTCTTGCATCCTATTCTTACGATCCCGATCCCGAAAACCGCGATATAGCAAATATCCTGCGCCAGTGCGTTGAACTTATTTCACGTTTTTCTACACTGGCAGCTTACGGCTATCAGGCAAAGAGGCGCTATTATGACGGAAAGAGCATGTATATCCATAATCCTGTTCCCACACTCAGTACAGCCGAAAACTTCCTGCGTCTTATAAGAAGTGACAAAAGCTATACAAGACTTGAAGCCGAAGTCCTTGACCTGGCACTTATTCTTCACGCCGAACACGGAGGAGGAAACAACTCTTCACTTACAATTCACGTTGTATCTTCTGCAGACACCGATACTTATTCCGCAGTGGCAGCTGCAGTCGGTTCTCTAAAAGGCCGCCGCCACGGTGGAGCAAACATCCGTGTTATAGAGATGATGGACGACATCAAGGCCCATGTAAACGACTGGAGTGATGAAAACGAAATTGCCGAATATCTCAGGAAAATAGCACGCAAGGAAGCCTTTGACCACACGGGACTTATCTACGGCCAGGGACATGCTGTTTATACCATAAGTGACCCGAGGGCAATTCTTCTTCGCGACAAAGCAGCTGAACTTGCCAAAGAAAAGGGATGTGAAGAAGAATTCAACCTTTATCGCATTATTGAACGGCTTGCCCCGCAGATTCTGTATGAATTTCACGGTGACAAAAAGCGTATCTGTACTAACGTTGACTTTTATTCGGGCTTTGTCTACACAATGCTCAATATTCCGCGTGAACTTTTTACGCCTCTTTTTGCCATTTCCAGAATTGCGGGCTGGAGCGCACACAGAATAGAAGAAATTGTTGCCGGAGGAAGAATTTACCGTCCTGCATACAAAAATGTGTCCGAAGAAAGAGCGTATGTTCCTATAGAAGACAGGGTGGAGCACGAGCCAATCTGTCCCGTAAAGAAAGATGACAGCGGGGTTGTTACGGGCGGTCCTTCAGACTGA
- the grpE gene encoding nucleotide exchange factor GrpE, giving the protein MGSSQDPVAEPVLKAVYLKGYKLKDRVIRHAKVMVSMPDGTVTENKENNSGEAEAEDGTAKTSLDESK; this is encoded by the coding sequence ATCGGATCTTCACAAGACCCTGTTGCTGAACCTGTTCTTAAGGCTGTTTATCTTAAGGGATACAAACTCAAGGATCGTGTCATAAGACATGCCAAAGTAATGGTATCAATGCCTGACGGTACTGTCACTGAAAACAAAGAGAATAATTCCGGTGAAGCGGAGGCAGAGGATGGAACTGCCAAAACTTCTCTGGATGAATCTAAATAA